The window AAGCTGTTGTGGACAGCAAGTACCTTTTCAGAAACGTTGTTGTGGGGTGGCCGGGCAGCGTCCACGACGCTCCAATTTTTTCCAACTCAGGTCTATACAAGAAGGGAAATGAACGTACCCTTTTTAGCAGTGACGTCAGCGAAACCATACAAGGGTGCAACATACAACCGCTCCTTCTCGGTGACCCAGCCTCCCACTTCTTCCCTGGCTTGTCAAAGGTTATCCAGAGAATTCAAACACATCTGATGTCGAAAGGCATTTCAACTACATGCTAAGCCAAGCAAGAATGACAGTGGAAAACACATTCGGAAGGTGGAAAGGGCGTTTTCAGAAATTTTTGGAAAGAGTGGATATGCAAGTGGAAACGCTTGTGAATGTTGTTGTAGCGTCCTGCATATTGCACAACATATGTGAGCTGCAAGACAATGTCTTCCTTGAGGATTGGAAACCGGACGTGATTCCTCTTGGTCAACCACCTGCGGTGGCTATTGTTGACACGGCAGCGACAACTGATGCTACAGATGTCCGTGATGCCCTGGCACAATACTTTGCATTAGAAGTCCCACATGCTCGCAGGGGCCGCGCAGCTAGGGTCTGAGTGGAGGGGACGCTTTAGGACGCCAAAGATGGCACAAACACGGATAGGGAAAAGGGTTATCTCGGTGAGATTTTGATTTTAATTCGTTGCACATACCGGGAATTGCATTTAGAACTAATAAGCGAAGTGCATACAAAGGGAACGTTATAAGTAATGTTTCCTTCTGTAGCTTGTCTTCATTTATTATTTCGTTTTGATTCAGAAAAGTGGGGAGTGAAAGCCCTCCCCCCCTCCCATATCCTCTCCAATTGCAGTCCCTGGTTTTAGTTAATTTCTTAGAGCAGGACAAGGTCGTTTAATTGGCATATTAGGGCCTTTATCTGTACTATTCTGTCAATGGTTTGGCCAAGCTGGAAAGAATTCAATGCTAACAACCAGTGACACGGATGTGTTCCtgtttataatgataataatggcGCCCTAACGTTGTTTTACAGCAGTTGATAACTGAACATCATCCTTTTAAACCAGATATATAGGATACCAAGGTCGAAGGCAAGGCAACACAATATGGAAATACATGAAAGGTActttcttccaaacattatgaACATTTATTTCCGATAATACAACGCAACTTTGTGCTTGAAGAGCAACGTACACCATTTACAAAATGCCAAACactaaaaacaaggaaaagcATTGCATATGGATTTTAGAACAATTAAAACGGACAAACTTTTGTGATTTTATCAGCAGGCTACCAACATCATCAACGGGGTTATGTAGCCAGACGTTTCTCTTAAAAAGCAACTATAAAGTACTGAACTACAAGGTTGCCAATGTTGAGCCATCTGAGTCTGAAACAGAAATGTTGTCCATACTAGAGTGCGTGAGAATACACGGTTGGTACATTGAATTGGCTGACATCCGTGGGTAATTTTGCCCCCAATTGTCATCAGGGGCATAATGAATACGCCCCGTAGCAACATGCCCATGACTTAATATTAATCTTAAAACATTCATTTCATGTTCTCTTTCTGAACGTCGCCTTTCATTTTCCAACTGTGCTTGCTTTAACTGAAAATCCATCTCTCGTTTGTGCCGATCTTCTTCAGCTTTTAGATACCTGtattaaaaaaatatgaaattgtaattttcaaaAAGTTCACACCCAAAATATTTGTTCAATGGGACTTTATCCTTCTGGGGCTGGTTATTCCAAATCTCAATTGAACTAACCTCTGATTAAGTTTAAGTGTTGATTAAAAATGCTAAAACTGGGTTAGCTAATTGGTAGAACTGAGAACGTAGTTCCAAACACCCAATGAGAGGCCTGATTAGTGATTCGCCCTATGATCGGTTAGCACTTGATGTAAAACCCCTTTTACTGTCACCCATTTTGGAGACAATATAAGGGTTAACGTTAAGGTTAGGATTTGTAGTTTCTAGGAATTTTGATTGAAAACATCAAGGTAAATTTACCTTTCTGTTTCTTCTTTTGATATCTGAGTAAATCTTTCACAAAACACATCAAGGCTTTTTCCATGTTTGACCTTTTACGCTTTTTGTTGGGTGCTTTTGATCTGATC is drawn from Montipora foliosa isolate CH-2021 unplaced genomic scaffold, ASM3666993v2 scaffold_422, whole genome shotgun sequence and contains these coding sequences:
- the LOC137988589 gene encoding uncharacterized protein, whose protein sequence is MAHVACQNFRERTLWVRPSNQAWFDMADTQFDEQQCCIKEVSTVIVQKMKTNFITIPKGEEVNEIMRIYKDKWQFPMCAVAIDGKHIPIIAPVVDHADYVNRKGYHSIVMQAVVDSNLPLLPWLVKGYPENSNTSDVERHFNYMLSQARMTVENTFGRWKGRFQKFLERVDMQVETLVNVVVASCILHNICELQDNVFLEDWKPDVIPLGQPPAVAIVDTAATTDATDVRDALAQYFALEVPHARRGRAARV